In one Dama dama isolate Ldn47 chromosome 5, ASM3311817v1, whole genome shotgun sequence genomic region, the following are encoded:
- the LOC133056075 gene encoding keratin-associated protein 4-8-like isoform X2 — MVSSCCGSVCSDQSCGQSLCQETCCQPSCCQTTCCRTTCCRPSCGVCGSSCCRPTCCISSCCRPQCCPPVCCQPTCPRPTCCISSCYRPSCCGSSCGSSCCRPRCCQSVCCQPTCSRISSCCRPSCCLHPVCGRVSCHTTCYRPTCVISTCPRPVCCPSSCC, encoded by the exons ATGGTCAGCTCCTGTTGTGGATCTGTCTGCTCTGACCAGAGCTGTGGCCAAAGTCTCTGCCAGGAGACCTGctgccagcccagctgctgccagACCACCTGCTGCAGGACCACCTGCTGCCGCCCCAGCTGTGGTGT CTGTGGTTCCAGCTGCTGCAGGCCTACTTGCTGCATCTCCAGCTGCTGCAGGCCCCAGTGCTGCCCGCCTGTctgctgccagcccacctgccctcGCCCCACCTGCTGCATCTCTAGCTGCTACCGCCCTTCCTGCTGTGGGTCCAGCTGTGGTTCCAGCTGCTGCAGGCCCCGCTGTTGCCAGTCTGTGTGCTGCCAGCCCACCTGCTCCCGCATCTCCAGCTGCTGCCGCCCGAGCTGCTGCCTGCACCCAGTGTGTGGCCGGGTCTCCTGCCACACCACTTGCTATCGGCCCACCTGTGTCATCTCCACCTGCCCCCGCCCCGTGTGCTGTCCCTCCTCTTGCTGCTGA
- the LOC133056075 gene encoding keratin-associated protein 4-7-like isoform X1, with the protein MVSSCCGSVCSDQSCGQSLCQETCCQPSCCQTTCCRTTCCRPSCGVSSCYSPVCCQPTCARPTCCISSCCRPSCCVSSCGSSCCRPTCCISSCCRPQCCPPVCCQPTCPRPTCCISSCYRPSCCGSSCGSSCCRPRCCQSVCCQPTCSRISSCCRPSCCLHPVCGRVSCHTTCYRPTCVISTCPRPVCCPSSCC; encoded by the coding sequence ATGGTCAGCTCCTGTTGTGGATCTGTCTGCTCTGACCAGAGCTGTGGCCAAAGTCTCTGCCAGGAGACCTGctgccagcccagctgctgccagACCACCTGCTGCAGGACCACCTGCTGCCGCCCCAGCTGTGGTGTGTCCAGCTGCTACAGTCCAGTctgctgccagcccacctgcGCTCGTCCCACCTGCTGCATCTCTAGCTGCTGCCGCCCCTCCTGCTGTGTTTCCAGCTGTGGTTCCAGCTGCTGCAGGCCTACTTGCTGCATCTCCAGCTGCTGCAGGCCCCAGTGCTGCCCGCCTGTctgctgccagcccacctgccctcGCCCCACCTGCTGCATCTCTAGCTGCTACCGCCCTTCCTGCTGTGGGTCCAGCTGTGGTTCCAGCTGCTGCAGGCCCCGCTGTTGCCAGTCTGTGTGCTGCCAGCCCACCTGCTCCCGCATCTCCAGCTGCTGCCGCCCGAGCTGCTGCCTGCACCCAGTGTGTGGCCGGGTCTCCTGCCACACCACTTGCTATCGGCCCACCTGTGTCATCTCCACCTGCCCCCGCCCCGTGTGCTGTCCCTCCTCTTGCTGCTGA
- the LOC133056074 gene encoding keratin-associated protein 4-9-like isoform X1, whose translation MVSSCCGSVCSDQSCGRSLCQETCCQPSCCQTTCCRTTCCRPSCGVSSCCRPQCCQPTCPRPTCCISSCCRPSCCGSSCGSSCCRPTCCISSCCRPQCCQPTCPRPTCCISSCCRPSCCGSSCGSSCCRPTCCISSCCRPRCCQPVCCQPTCSRISSCCRPSCCGSSCCRPSCCLRPVCGRVSYHTTCYRPTCVISTCPRPVCCPSSCC comes from the coding sequence ATGGTCAGCTCCTGCTGTGGCTCCGTCTGCTCTGACCAGAGCTGTGGCCGAAGTCTCTGCCAGGAGACTTGctgccagcccagctgctgccagACCACCTGCTGCAGGACCACCTGCTGCCGCCCCAGCTGTGGTGTGTCCAGCTGCTGCCGGCCCCAGtgctgccagcccacctgccctcGTCCCACCTGCTGCATCTCTAGCTGCTGCCGCCCCTCCTGCTGTGGGTCCAGCTGTGGCTCCAGCTGCTGCAGGCCTACCTGCTGCATCTCCAGCTGCTGCAGGCCCCAGtgctgccagcccacctgccctcGCCCCACCTGCTGCATCTCTAGCTGCTGCCGCCCCTCCTGCTGTGGGTCCAGCTGTGGTTCCAGCTGCTGCAGGCCTACCTGCTGCATCTCCAGCTGCTGCAGGCCCCGCTGTTGCCAGCCTGTGTGCTGTCAGCCCACCTGCTCCCGCATCTCCAGCTGCTGCCGCCCCTCTTGCTGTGGCTCCAGCTGCTGCCGCCCAAGCTGCTGTCTGCGCCCAGTGTGTGGCCGGGTCTCCTACCACACCACTTGCTATCGTCCCACCTGTGTCATCTCTACCTGCCCCCGCCCTGTGTGCTGTCCCTCCTCTTGCTGCTAA
- the LOC133056074 gene encoding keratin-associated protein 4-11-like isoform X2, whose product MVSSCCGSVCSDQSCGRSLCQETCCQPSCCQTTCCRTTCCRPSCGVSSCCRPQCCQPQCCQPTCPRPTCCISSCCRPSCCGSSCGSSCCRPTCCISSCCRPRCCQPVCCQPTCSRISSCCRPSCCGSSCCRPSCCLRPVCGRVSYHTTCYRPTCVISTCPRPVCCPSSCC is encoded by the exons ATGGTCAGCTCCTGCTGTGGCTCCGTCTGCTCTGACCAGAGCTGTGGCCGAAGTCTCTGCCAGGAGACTTGctgccagcccagctgctgccagACCACCTGCTGCAGGACCACCTGCTGCCGCCCCAGCTGTGGTGTGTCCAGCTGCTGCCGGCCCCAGtgctgcca GCCCCAGtgctgccagcccacctgccctcGCCCCACCTGCTGCATCTCTAGCTGCTGCCGCCCCTCCTGCTGTGGGTCCAGCTGTGGTTCCAGCTGCTGCAGGCCTACCTGCTGCATCTCCAGCTGCTGCAGGCCCCGCTGTTGCCAGCCTGTGTGCTGTCAGCCCACCTGCTCCCGCATCTCCAGCTGCTGCCGCCCCTCTTGCTGTGGCTCCAGCTGCTGCCGCCCAAGCTGCTGTCTGCGCCCAGTGTGTGGCCGGGTCTCCTACCACACCACTTGCTATCGTCCCACCTGTGTCATCTCTACCTGCCCCCGCCCTGTGTGCTGTCCCTCCTCTTGCTGCTAA